In Chitinophaga sp. H8, the sequence TACTTATTGTGCCAGTACTGGTCTTCCGCCGGGTTGGCGGCTTTGGATTCCTTGAATTTGCCATTTTGCGCCAGGCGGGCCAATTGCAGCCCCCAGTGGTTATTGGCCAGGAAAGCCAGATTATCATTGATCGCTATATTGGGCGACATATTGATGACGGCGAATACATCATTGGGAAAAGCGGCAGCCAGTTTCAGCGCCAGCGTACCTCCTGTGGAGGTTCCCATTACAATTACCTTTTCTCCCAATGCCTTTCCGATACTCAGGGCTTCTTTTGCATCTTCCCATAAACCGGTGGCGGTCATATGCAATAAAGGATCAGACGTATCAATACCATGCCCGTCCAGACGCGACAAAAAGAGGTTACAACCAAACTGGCGGGCAAAATCCAGGTGCACCGGATCTCCCTCCTTCTGACTAGCAGAAAATCCATGCAGGTATACCACACTATAAGGGGTCTTCTTTTGCAAAGAATCATACCAGATGATACGGGCCTGGTTATCAGGCTTCAGCTTGTGTTTACTTTCCTTGTTTTGGATATACTGCTCCAGGGCAGCGGGAGATTCAGGTATAGCTGGTAATCCGGTGTTATAAACCGGATCTTCAGGTTTGGGGCCTAACAGGTAAACTATTACCAATGCCAGCAGAACAAAAAGAGAAATACGTAACCACCTACGCTTCATATTTTAAAAACTTTAGCTGTTAGCAATCAGCGCTTAGCAACGGGCATAAACACTTCCTAAAGGATAAAGATAAATAATAATGTTACCTTTTCCGCTTTGTTCACTAAGTACTGTTTGCCAACAGCTAATAAAACTATCTCTTCAGCCTTTGGAAAATACTCATGATAAATCCTATAATCATGATCACAATACCTCCCCATAACACATTAATGTACGGGAATACAATGGCCTTCAACACAATGTAATCTTTAAAGGTACCAGACTCTTTCACCTGCAGCTCTACTTTATTTTCGTTGGGCAGTATTTTGCTGAAACGAACATATAGTGCCAGCGGTGCTACGGTATCCTCCACATTATTCTGATAACTGCTGTCACGGATATAATATACCGGTTGCAGGTTATACTGGTCATTATTTTTGCTGAATACCTCTACCTGTGCTCCTACGGCCAGATCTCCGGCTTTAGGCACATAGTTTTTATTCTGTGGCTTGGTATCCAGTCCTTTCAGTACCATAAATCCATTAGAGAAATAAATAGAATCCCCCTGCTGGATGACATGTGAACTGTATTGTGCAGTATCACTGCTGCCATCATCCTTGATAGGTACCGCTGTTACGTGGGTAAAAATATCCCGGGTAAGGTAGTGGCGGGAAGATGGATTAGGGGTAAGCCCCCCCATTTTATTATTTACAAAAGCATCCGGATAAAGGGTGAATTTTTCTGTTATCTCCCCTGTTTTCTTATCCTTTCTCTCGTAGTTAACTACATAATAGGTTTTAGCATCACCAGGGGCGGTAGAGTCACCCACATAAGTTACATAGTATTCCCCCATCTGCACCTGTAGTCCTCTGGGCAGCATCAGGTTTTCACGCGGGTTCTGTTTGCTTTCTTTACCAAAGAAACCGCCATCCAGCATACGCATACGGTCCAGTGAAATCACTTCACTTTTGGAAGAAGAGATCAGGATTCCCAGCAATACCAGACCAAAGCCGATATGCGCTACAGAAGCACCTGCAACTTTCATTTTACCTTTCAGTATCAGCAGCAGGTAACTCAGATTAGCCACCACTGCAAATACACTGGCAAACAACATGATATAGATGGCCACCAGGAACCCGGCACCATACTTATCATAAGTAATTGTTCCAAACCAGCCTATCAGCACCGTAATCACCAGTGAGGCAACCAATGGCAGCATGATCCGCTTAGTGAAAAAGCGTTTCTCCGTATCCTTATATTTCAGGTATTGGATCACCGCGGTCAGGACACCTATTACAATAGCAATCCAGATCTGGATTTTATTATAATGGAATTCCGGCTCCAGCGGAGGGGCCATATTCAGCTTAAACAGCTTGTTCCACACCGGTATGGAAGTAGTGAAAGTAATCTGGATAGCTGCTATCAACAACACCAGGGCACCCACAAACATCCAGAACTCACGGGAATAAGTACTTTCCTCTTTGTTTTTGGTAGGGATCTCCTTCCTGCGCAGGAAAAACAGGGTAAAGGCAGGAATAACAAACACCCCCATATACACCAGCAGCTGTCCGCTCATACCCAGATCGGTAAAGGAGTGTACAGAGGTTTCGCCTAATACGCCACTACGGGTCAGGAAAGTAGAGTATAAAATGAGGATAAAGGAAATCGTGAAAAAGAAGAACGTAGATTTCAATGCATGACCGGTATGCTTATAAGCCAGCAAAGTATGCAGGCCGGCTACCAGCGTCAGCCATGGTACCAGAGAAGCATTTTCTACCGGATCCCATGCCCAGTATCCGCCAAAAGTAAGTGATTCATATGCCCAGGCAGCTCCCATCATAATACCGGTACCCAATATCATGGTAGCAAACAAGGTCCAGGGTAATGCCGGTTTTATCCAGGAAGTATAATCCCTGGTCCACAGTGCTGCAAATGCGTACGCAAATGGAATAATGGTAGACGCAAAACCCAGGAACAGTACCGGTGGATGGATCACCATCCAGTAGTTTTGCAGTAATATATTCAGCCCGTTACCATCCTTTATAAAGCTCAGGTAATTAGGCTGGGAGAAGATGGGCGCAGCCTGGTTCTCTTCTGCCAGACGCAGTAACAGAAAGGGATTACTACCCACCCGATAGTTAAAGATGTAGATGCCAATGAGCATACTGGCCAGACAGAACTGGGCAAATGACAGCACAGTCATAACCGGTGCTTCCCATTTTTTGGCAGTGCAGATCAATACCACGCCTAATACACTATGCCATACACTCCACAACAGAAAACTTCCCTCCTGATCGGCCCAGAAACTGGCCAGCAGGTATGATACCGGCAAATCACGGGAGGAATTACGCCATACATATTTATATTCAAAATAATGATTGTACAATACAAAATACAACAGTCCGAAAACTGCAAATACGGATGCTACCTGAATAATAAATGACCAGCGGGCCAGTCGTTTCCAGGAGGTCTGTAATGTTACCTCTTTGATCTGTACCGTGCGGAAATAAGCGATAGTAGCCACCAACGATGCAACAAATGCAAGTATGGCGAAGAAATGTCCTAGTTGACCGGGCAGTAAGTGTTCCCCTACAAATTGTGTTTCCAAGATACTAGTTCTGAATGATGAATGAATAACGGGGGATAATGGATTCTTTAATGTTCCCAGGTAGCAGGTAGCACATCAGGGGAGCACAACGCCTGTTATTGGCCTCCTGAAAAAACCTGTTACCGGTCATCAATGTATATATTATAATTGTTTTGTACTCAGGGCCACCTGGTCCTCTTTGTACTTCGAAGGGCACTTCATCAGAATTTTGTTGCAGTGAAATTCGCCACCCTGCATTCTGCCGGTCAGTACAATCTGCTCTGCTTTCTCAAAATCTGTTGGTTTGGTACCGTAAAAAACCACCTTATGGGTTTCTCCGGTTTTATCTTTCATAAAGAAGCTGAAAAAATTGGCATCTTTTAATGGATCATAGGTCATTACCTGGGCAGTATCCAGCACGCCGATCACATGATACTCCTTGCCTTCTTTTTCCCTGGCGGTGGCAAAAGTTTCATAGGTACTAAAATCCCCTACCAGTGTCACTATCACACCGATAGACACTGCAATCACTACCAGGAGAATAATATTCGTTTTCTTCATTGCTAAATATTTGTGTTCTCATGCTCCTACACCCCTGGTTTATTATTCCCTGTCAGGCAATATATACCCCTGATAATATATGAACATGATACTTGTTTCCGTTGGACTTCAACAGCAACGTGCTTCCCCGCTGAATATCGCCCTTTTTCCCCTTCTAAAAGCCTTTGTTGCAAACGCGAAATTAACGCAAAATGACCGTTTAAAGACAATATTTATATAAATGGTAATTCTTTTTCTTCCCGGCACGGGCTATAAATGAACAGATCACTATCTTTGCGGCCAATTACGAAATGCATAACAATATCATGGCTGATTTATCTCAATTTGACCCCAACTCGGTGGGCTTGTTATCCAACAATGTTTTTGGGTTGCCTTTTTCTGAAGAAGAGGCAAAGCTGGTACTCTTACCAGTACCCTGGGAAGTAACTGTTTCTTATAATAATGGCACTGCCCGCGGGCCTGAACAAATATTCAGGGCCTCCCTCCAGGTAGACCTTTACGATGCAGACACCAAAGATGGCTGGAAACAAGGTTTTTTCATGCGTGAACCGGACAAACACCTCCTGCTCCGCAGCGATTACCTCCGTAAAGAAGCCGAATTGTATATCAAGTTCCTGACCGAAGGGGGAGATATCTCAGAAAATGAATTCTTAAAGAAAACGCTGGTAGATGTAAATAATGGTACCAGGGCTATGAACGACTGGGTTTATAATCAAACCAAAGCCCTGCTGGCCAAAGGCAAACTGGTAGCTCTCGTAGGTGGAGATCACAGCACTCCCCTGGGCTTTTTCAAGGCCATCGGAGAAAGCAAAGGCGATTTCGGTATCTTACAAATAGATGCCCATTGCGACCTGCGCGACAGCTACGAAGGATTCCAATACTCTCACGCTTCCATCATGTTCAATGCCCTGAAAGAAGTACCACAGTTACAGAAACTGGTACAGGTAGGGATCCGGGATTATTGTGAGGAAGAAGTAGATTATATTAATAACAGCAATGGACGGGTATCTACCTTTTTTGATAAGGAGATTAAAGAACGCCAGTTTGAAGGCGAAACCTGGAAATCCATCTGCGACAGCATCATAGATAAATTACCGCAGCAGGTATATATCAGCTTTGATATTGATGGACTGGATCCGAAACTATGCCCGCATACCGGTACACCTGTTTCCGGTGGTTTTGAAACCGAGCAGGTGCTCTACCTCTTCAAAAAGGTCATTGCCAGCGGCCGTAAGCTGATTGGATTTGATCTGAATGAAGTGAGTACCTCTCACGACGAATGGGATGCCAATGTTGGGGCCCGCATTCTGTTCAGAATGTGCAACCTGCTGGTAGGACAAAAGGCGTAAAGCTAAAAGAATAAAACAGGCAGTACAAACAACATAGCAGCACAGCACTATATAACATAACACTGGCAGCTAAAGGCTAACAGTTAGAACATAACGACAAACAACATAGCATAAACAGCTAATAGCTAACTGCTAAAAGCTAATAGCTTATGAACTACTCGCTTCGTATTCTGCATCCAAATACACCTGCCCGCTTGCGGTTACAACCCGTTATGCATGGGTTGGTAGGTATTTTGTTTTTATTCAACGGAATAGGTATTTATCGCAGTGCCCAGCCCAACTGGCTCATGGCCGTATTTTTCCTGCTGTTCGGCGCAGCCAGTATTGCATTTCCATTTTTCATGCGCCGTATAAAGAAGTTTACCGCAGTCAATACCATTGCCCGGTTAATACAAGCGTTTGTATGCCTGACGGGGTGTTTGTACTTTTTATCGCATATGATGCCGGTGATTGGTTTGCTGTTATTCCTGGTAGGCCTGGGTTTAGGCTATATCGGCTGGTCGGAGGTCAGGATTTTCCAACCCGTACATATTACGCTGGATAATACAGGTATTACGCTGCCGGGTGCCGCCTCTAAGCGCCTGATTGGCTGGAACCAGCTGAATAATGTAATTTTGCGCAACGACCTGCTGACAATTGACTTTAAAAACAACAGGATTATGCAGCTGGAAATACTGGACGAGCTGGATGCAACAAAGACAGCAGCGATCAATGAATTCAGTAAAAGCAGGATACAATAACCGCAGACAACGGTCAGCACAAAAAACAATTGCAACTATGGACCACTCAACAGTGACCATAGGCTATTAAAACACTTATGGCAGGATTAACACAATCACCTTATATTTTATACTCCGACGGAGCAGGTAACATCTTTGAAGATACCACCACCTTCGTTACCGGACGTAGTGGATGGGATGCATGGCCGGTACCACCGGAAGAATGGATAGAACTGCCGGAAGGTGGCTCTTTATATGAACTCCCTGGCCGCCGCGGTATTGGTATCAATGCTGCTACCGGCGAAATGGAGTTATGCGAGAAAGGATGGGCCGTTGCGGCATTTATTCCGCCTGCTCATACCGGCTTTTACCTCGCAGCGTATGAAACCATGCCAGATGCACCTACCCTGCCCCTGTTTTGCTATACAGCTGTAGGATGGCTGGACGGCAAATTCTATGTGCCTGCCACCCGTATCGAACAGGATATCCGCCAGGAATGTGCCGGCTTTGATGATAAAAAAGTAAAACAAGGAGTCAGCCAGCTGCTGGCCGCCTATCCGCATAATCGCCTGGTACAGCACTTGGCCGACAATTGCGCACTTACCTACCATTGCCCTGCAGCACGTAATTACTTTATGGGCCGGTGGGAATGCCCGATTCCTTCCTCTCCTGCCTGCAATGCTAACTGTGTTGGCTGTATTTCCTTTCAACCCGAAGAGGAAAGCATTGTATCCACACAGGACCGCCTCCGGTTTAAACCTACGGCAGAAGAAATTGTAGAGTATACCGTGCCTCACCTGGAATCAGCACCCTACCCTATCGTCAGCTTCGGACAAGGCTGTGAGGGCGAACCCCTGCTGATGTGGGAAACCATTCGCGAATCAATTATTGAAATCCGCAAACATACCCCTAAGGGAAGTATTAATATTAACACAAACGGCAGCAAACCGGATGCGGTGCGCGCACTTTGCGAAGCAGGGCTTAACAGCATACGGGTAAGCTTAAACTCTGCACAGGAAAAATATTATACGCCTTATTACCGGCCTAATAACTACACTTTTGAAGATATCGTGGAAAGCCTGAAAGTAGTCCGGGAATTTGGAGGATGGACATCTATCAATTACTTTGTATTCCCTGGAATGACAGACAGTGCGGATGAATATGAGGCCCTGCGCAAACTGATCAAAGATACCGGACTGAATATGATCCAGTGGCGTAATTTCAATATCGACCCCGACTGGTACATGGGAAAACTCGGTATTACAGATACCGGCGATTGCCTGGGTATGAAACAATTACAGGAACTCATCCAGGAAGAATTTCCTGATGTGAAGTTCGGTTATTTCAACCCTCCCATGGAGAGGATCAAAGGTGACTACTCCCATGATTTTGCCCATTACTGATCAGCAATAGCTTTTTACAATACTGCCTAACTTAAAAACCGGCAGCTATAAAAACAAGATGGCTTTGAGTACAAACGAGGTAATTACCCGGTTGCTCAAAGCCATTCTTCTATAAAGTACTGTTATTAATCCACGCTGTACATGATTGGTCATTCTGCTCCACCTCAGGAGGCTACTACCATTTTTTCAGGTATGGGCAGCGGCACATCTTCCGGTTCAGCAGCTTTTATCTTACGCTGCAAGAGAACAAATCCCAACACGGCCAGCAAACAAATACTACCGGTGATCCCCCACCAGGCAGGAAACCCTAAATGACCTACCACATAGGCTCCTAAGGAAGGAGACACTACATTGGCTACAGCATAGGCCATGGTATAAAGTGCCGCATACTGCCCCCTGTTGTGATCCGTGCTCCTGCTGATCCAGAAACTGTTCATAAAAGGCATGCCCAGCATTTCCCCTACCGTGATAAACAATATATAAAATACCGCCACCGCTGTTACGGGAGGCAACAAGGATAACATCCAATAGGCCATGCTGATCACCAGCACACCACGGGAAATGTAATACAGGTTCGACCGCTTACCTTCCAGCCGATATACCAGCACCATCTCTACCAACGCTATAATGATGCCGTTTAATGCCAGGATCAGGCCAATCCCCCATTCGCTGATATGCACCACTTTTTTAAGATAAACAGGCACAATCGTAGTCATCTGGAAGAAACACAGCGAGTTTAACATCACCAATACTACAAACCAGAGGTATAGCTTATCCTTATAGGCACTTTTGCCGGTTGCTGGATGGGTAGCCGCTTTGACAATGGCCTCCTGCCGTACCTGCGGCAGTCTGAGCCGCAGGAATATTGCCGCAACAATACAGGTAAAGCCATCTACCCAGAATAGCAGGTGATAACTGTAACTGGCCAGGATTCCGCCCACTGCCGGACCTACCGACCAGCCCAGGTTAGCAGCCAGACGGTTCAGGGAGTACGACCGGGTCCTGTTGGCCGGTGCGCTGTAATAAGCTACTGCTGCAGCATTCGCTGGCCGGAAAGCCTCTCCTACTGAACTCAATACAAATATACACGCGCATATCTGCGGCAATGTCTGCATCTGCCCCAGTGTCATAAACAAGACCCCGGTGAAGAACAGACTCCAGAACTGTACCTGCGAAAATCCTATCTTGTCGGCAAGGCGTCCGCCTATATAAGCTCCTAAAACTGAGCCCATTCCAAAAAATGCCATCGCCAATCCGGCTTCTGCTATGCTGAAGTGCAGATCCAGGGTGAGATACATGGTCATAAAAGGAATCACCATCGTGCCACTACGATTAATCAGCAGTACAACAGACAGCCACCAGATAGAAGGAGATAATCCGGTATAAGCTTTGCGGTAAAGATGTATGGTTTGTTGTATAAAATTCATAATGCACCACGAAATTAGCGGGTTCGCCAACATCCGCCAACGGGCAAATGACAACCGGAGTTTATCACTTACAACATGGATTTAACAGATAAAATATTAACTTTGAAATATTCGTGGCGGGGATACCTTTAATGATGTTATTATGCAGGAAAAGAACGACCAGAAAAATATAAAAGCTTTTGCTATCACCATCGGCGTACATGCGCTGGTGTTGCTGGCACTTGTATTTGCAGGCTTTTCAGCTCCTCCACCCCTGCCGGATCAGGATCTGGGGATGGAAGTAAACCTCGGTACTTCTGATGATGGGATGGGTGATGAACAACCACTCAATCCTAACCCTCCCAGTGCGGCAGCGCCCACCCCGGCAGCAGCACAGAATGAACCGGTAGCATCTAAAGACAATGCCACCGCGGAAGAAATTGCTACCCAGGATGAAGAAGATGCCCCTGAAATTACCAAGCCGGAAAAACCGGTGGTAAAACCAAAGGAAATTCCTAAAAACCTGGAACCTAAACCCGTAAAAACTACAAAGAAGCCTACACCAACGCCTCCTACTCCGGCACCGCCAGCTCCCAAACCAAAGGCAGTATACACCGGAGGAACAGGCAATAACGCCAATAGCGGCAATAATGCCAATGGATCCAATAACTCCACCGGCGAAGGTAATACCGGCCGCCCTGGCGACCGGGGGCAAATCAATGGCGATCCTAACGCGAGTGGATATACTGGCGGCGGACTGGGAGGTGGTAAATCCGATTTCCGCCTCAATGGCAGAAACCTGATCAGCCGCCCACAGGCTACTTATGAGGGAACAGAATCCGGTTACATTGCAGTCAATATTAAAGTAGATCAGCAGGGTAATGTCATCGAAGCTGCTCACAGCCTGAAAGGATCTACTTTAAATAACTCCCGTCTTGTAGAAATTGCGAAGAAAGCAGCAAGGGAAATTAAGTATAATGCAAGTCCCAATGCTCCTGAAGTACAATTCGGTACCATCCGGTTCTATTTCAAAGTGCAGTAAAATAATTTATATCCGCTTTTATAAATGGCAGGTACCCCGGAAAACAATACCCTGTAGCCGGTTTGCCTGTCATTTTTGTAATTGCCTTTGCCACTTTTATTATTCACTTTTAACGCTGCCAACTATGACACTGCCAATAAGCTTGCGTTTTTTGCGTTATAACTCCAACCATATCCAGGTTCCAATATGATATTGAGTATTGTCCGTGTCTTTTTGTCCGTTATTGTTTTATGTTGCTTGTTAGCCACAGCACAGGCCCAATCTTTTGCTGGTTACCACAACAGTCATTATGCCGGTATCTACGGCGTACTCTCCAATCCGGCCAGTGCTGCCGGCAGCCGGTACAAATGGGATGTGAATATTATTGGAGCAGATGTAAAAGGAGGGAATACTTACGCCAGCTTCCCCAAAGATGTACTGTTTAATTTTCCGGATAGCTTCCGACGCAATGATAATTATTTTCTGGATACTGCGGCTACCCGCAAGCAAAATGGCTGGGGCACTGCGGAAGTGCTGATGCCATCTGCATTATATGCCATTGATGAAAAACAATCCGTAGCCTTTACCTGGCGTATCCGCAGTGCTGCCAATGGGGGTAATATCAATCCTAAAACAGCTAATTTCTTTGGATTGGACTTTCCTAATCCCAGATTTGATGGCAATCATTATTCAATAGACTACGGTGCAGCATCGGTGCACATGTGGAACGAATTTGGCTTCACCTATGCCCGCGTG encodes:
- a CDS encoding alpha/beta hydrolase, producing the protein MKRRWLRISLFVLLALVIVYLLGPKPEDPVYNTGLPAIPESPAALEQYIQNKESKHKLKPDNQARIIWYDSLQKKTPYSVVYLHGFSASQKEGDPVHLDFARQFGCNLFLSRLDGHGIDTSDPLLHMTATGLWEDAKEALSIGKALGEKVIVMGTSTGGTLALKLAAAFPNDVFAVINMSPNIAINDNLAFLANNHWGLQLARLAQNGKFKESKAANPAEDQYWHNKYRLEAVVQLEHLLESTMTPATFAQIHQPVLNLYYYKDEAHQDPTVKVSAILDMEKELGTPDNLKEAVAIPNAGSHVMGCSITSHDLPAVEKAITSFAMSKLGLKPVQ
- the ccsA gene encoding cytochrome c biogenesis protein CcsA yields the protein METQFVGEHLLPGQLGHFFAILAFVASLVATIAYFRTVQIKEVTLQTSWKRLARWSFIIQVASVFAVFGLLYFVLYNHYFEYKYVWRNSSRDLPVSYLLASFWADQEGSFLLWSVWHSVLGVVLICTAKKWEAPVMTVLSFAQFCLASMLIGIYIFNYRVGSNPFLLLRLAEENQAAPIFSQPNYLSFIKDGNGLNILLQNYWMVIHPPVLFLGFASTIIPFAYAFAALWTRDYTSWIKPALPWTLFATMILGTGIMMGAAWAYESLTFGGYWAWDPVENASLVPWLTLVAGLHTLLAYKHTGHALKSTFFFFTISFILILYSTFLTRSGVLGETSVHSFTDLGMSGQLLVYMGVFVIPAFTLFFLRRKEIPTKNKEESTYSREFWMFVGALVLLIAAIQITFTTSIPVWNKLFKLNMAPPLEPEFHYNKIQIWIAIVIGVLTAVIQYLKYKDTEKRFFTKRIMLPLVASLVITVLIGWFGTITYDKYGAGFLVAIYIMLFASVFAVVANLSYLLLILKGKMKVAGASVAHIGFGLVLLGILISSSKSEVISLDRMRMLDGGFFGKESKQNPRENLMLPRGLQVQMGEYYVTYVGDSTAPGDAKTYYVVNYERKDKKTGEITEKFTLYPDAFVNNKMGGLTPNPSSRHYLTRDIFTHVTAVPIKDDGSSDTAQYSSHVIQQGDSIYFSNGFMVLKGLDTKPQNKNYVPKAGDLAVGAQVEVFSKNNDQYNLQPVYYIRDSSYQNNVEDTVAPLALYVRFSKILPNENKVELQVKESGTFKDYIVLKAIVFPYINVLWGGIVIMIIGFIMSIFQRLKR
- a CDS encoding cytochrome c maturation protein CcmE domain-containing protein, with protein sequence MKKTNIILLVVIAVSIGVIVTLVGDFSTYETFATAREKEGKEYHVIGVLDTAQVMTYDPLKDANFFSFFMKDKTGETHKVVFYGTKPTDFEKAEQIVLTGRMQGGEFHCNKILMKCPSKYKEDQVALSTKQL
- a CDS encoding agmatinase family protein; the encoded protein is MADLSQFDPNSVGLLSNNVFGLPFSEEEAKLVLLPVPWEVTVSYNNGTARGPEQIFRASLQVDLYDADTKDGWKQGFFMREPDKHLLLRSDYLRKEAELYIKFLTEGGDISENEFLKKTLVDVNNGTRAMNDWVYNQTKALLAKGKLVALVGGDHSTPLGFFKAIGESKGDFGILQIDAHCDLRDSYEGFQYSHASIMFNALKEVPQLQKLVQVGIRDYCEEEVDYINNSNGRVSTFFDKEIKERQFEGETWKSICDSIIDKLPQQVYISFDIDGLDPKLCPHTGTPVSGGFETEQVLYLFKKVIASGRKLIGFDLNEVSTSHDEWDANVGARILFRMCNLLVGQKA
- a CDS encoding radical SAM protein, which translates into the protein MAGLTQSPYILYSDGAGNIFEDTTTFVTGRSGWDAWPVPPEEWIELPEGGSLYELPGRRGIGINAATGEMELCEKGWAVAAFIPPAHTGFYLAAYETMPDAPTLPLFCYTAVGWLDGKFYVPATRIEQDIRQECAGFDDKKVKQGVSQLLAAYPHNRLVQHLADNCALTYHCPAARNYFMGRWECPIPSSPACNANCVGCISFQPEEESIVSTQDRLRFKPTAEEIVEYTVPHLESAPYPIVSFGQGCEGEPLLMWETIRESIIEIRKHTPKGSININTNGSKPDAVRALCEAGLNSIRVSLNSAQEKYYTPYYRPNNYTFEDIVESLKVVREFGGWTSINYFVFPGMTDSADEYEALRKLIKDTGLNMIQWRNFNIDPDWYMGKLGITDTGDCLGMKQLQELIQEEFPDVKFGYFNPPMERIKGDYSHDFAHY
- a CDS encoding MFS transporter → MNFIQQTIHLYRKAYTGLSPSIWWLSVVLLINRSGTMVIPFMTMYLTLDLHFSIAEAGLAMAFFGMGSVLGAYIGGRLADKIGFSQVQFWSLFFTGVLFMTLGQMQTLPQICACIFVLSSVGEAFRPANAAAVAYYSAPANRTRSYSLNRLAANLGWSVGPAVGGILASYSYHLLFWVDGFTCIVAAIFLRLRLPQVRQEAIVKAATHPATGKSAYKDKLYLWFVVLVMLNSLCFFQMTTIVPVYLKKVVHISEWGIGLILALNGIIIALVEMVLVYRLEGKRSNLYYISRGVLVISMAYWMLSLLPPVTAVAVFYILFITVGEMLGMPFMNSFWISRSTDHNRGQYAALYTMAYAVANVVSPSLGAYVVGHLGFPAWWGITGSICLLAVLGFVLLQRKIKAAEPEDVPLPIPEKMVVAS